The following coding sequences are from one uncultured Desulfobacter sp. window:
- a CDS encoding ATP-binding cassette domain-containing protein — protein MIFADNISLAYGKRVLFKDVNIMFKPGNCYGLIGANGAGKSTFLKILAQELEPDTGTVSVGPKERIAVLRQDHFAFDDYQVIETVIMGHEKLYRLMAEREALYAKPDFSEEDGIRSGEIEVEFEEMNGYEAESDAAVLLKHLGLDEVLHTKKMKELEGGEKVRVLLGQALFGNPDVLLLDEPTNNLDIQAISWLQEFLFRFKNTVIVVSHDRHFMNQVCTHIADIDFSQISVYVGNYDFWYQASKLNLKQKQADNKRVTEKAEELKSFIRRFSSNASKSKQATSRKKLLDKLTIEELPVSSRKYPFIRFKPERACGNIILEVEGLSKTIEGEKILDNVTFRVNGEDKIAFVGENTLAITALFDILSGKMQADEGEFRWGVTTSQSYFSKEHSAFFEDDLNLIQWLLQFAPPTEGESFARTFLGRMLFSGEDALKKTHMLSGGEKVRCMLSKMMLAESNVLVLDDPTNHLDLESITALNDSLVEFPEVVLFASHDHEFINTIANRIIEITPDGIIDRLMSYDAYLESAEVARTKEKISA, from the coding sequence ATGATTTTTGCAGATAACATCTCCCTTGCCTATGGCAAACGTGTCCTGTTCAAAGATGTCAACATCATGTTTAAACCCGGTAATTGTTATGGCCTTATCGGGGCCAACGGTGCCGGAAAAAGTACCTTTTTAAAGATCCTTGCCCAAGAGCTTGAGCCGGATACCGGCACGGTTTCTGTGGGGCCTAAAGAGCGGATCGCCGTGTTGCGGCAGGACCATTTTGCCTTTGACGACTATCAGGTGATTGAGACGGTCATTATGGGTCATGAAAAGCTGTACCGGCTCATGGCCGAGCGGGAAGCCCTTTATGCCAAGCCTGATTTTTCCGAAGAAGACGGTATCCGGTCCGGTGAAATAGAGGTCGAATTTGAGGAGATGAACGGGTATGAGGCTGAATCGGATGCGGCGGTACTTTTAAAGCACCTGGGCCTTGATGAAGTGCTGCATACCAAAAAAATGAAAGAGCTTGAGGGCGGGGAGAAAGTGCGGGTCCTTCTGGGCCAGGCTTTGTTCGGCAATCCGGATGTTCTGCTCCTTGACGAACCTACCAACAACCTGGATATCCAGGCCATTAGCTGGCTCCAGGAATTTTTGTTCCGGTTCAAGAATACAGTGATTGTGGTGTCCCATGACCGGCATTTCATGAACCAGGTCTGCACCCACATTGCCGACATTGATTTCAGTCAGATTTCCGTTTACGTGGGCAATTATGATTTCTGGTACCAGGCCAGCAAGCTTAATTTGAAGCAAAAGCAGGCGGACAACAAACGGGTGACGGAAAAGGCCGAAGAGCTCAAGTCCTTTATCCGCAGGTTTTCCTCCAATGCATCCAAGTCAAAGCAGGCCACATCCCGTAAAAAACTGCTGGATAAGCTGACCATTGAAGAGCTGCCGGTATCGAGCAGAAAATATCCATTTATCCGGTTTAAACCTGAACGGGCTTGCGGAAACATTATCCTTGAAGTTGAGGGGCTCTCCAAAACCATTGAGGGGGAAAAGATCCTGGATAATGTTACGTTCAGGGTCAATGGTGAAGATAAAATAGCCTTTGTGGGCGAAAATACCCTTGCCATCACCGCGCTTTTCGATATTTTGTCTGGAAAAATGCAAGCCGATGAAGGTGAGTTCAGGTGGGGTGTTACCACCAGCCAGTCCTATTTTTCCAAAGAGCACAGTGCCTTTTTTGAGGATGATCTTAATCTGATCCAGTGGCTGCTGCAGTTTGCGCCGCCCACTGAGGGTGAAAGTTTTGCCAGAACCTTTTTGGGGCGGATGCTTTTTTCCGGTGAAGATGCCCTGAAAAAGACCCATATGCTCTCCGGCGGTGAAAAGGTCAGGTGCATGCTCTCGAAGATGATGCTGGCCGAATCCAATGTTCTGGTGCTGGATGATCCCACCAACCACCTGGATCTGGAATCCATCACCGCCCTTAACGACAGCCTGGTGGAGTTTCCCGAAGTGGTGCTTTTCGCCTCCCACGATCATGAGTTCATCAACACCATTGCCAATCGTATCATCGAGATAACCCCTGACGGGATCATCGACCGCCTCATGTCCTATGATGCATACCTTGAAAGCGCGGAAGTCGCCCGGACCAAGGAAAAAATAAGCGCATAG
- a CDS encoding NAD(P)/FAD-dependent oxidoreductase: protein MKIEYDVVIIGAGASGLMCAAQAGKRGKRVKVLDHGPKPGRKILMSGGGRCNFTNRRVSAQNYISSNPHFVKSALSRYRPEDFIDLVRQYGIRFSEREHGQLFCSDSAGQILDMLLAECRNAGVSLTPKTGVTGIERQMSVQAFQINTSGESISAASLVIATGGVSMPAAGATPFGYKVADQFGIPVVPPRPGLVPFTVQPADKTVLAPLAGISVKARVRTGSVSFEEQLLFTHRGLSGPVILQASSYWQSGAPVTIDLLPDKNLEELLETVRKTRPKRHVKSVLAEHLPTRLVQARLDEKLLNCPLNRISRQELQTVIDAIHTWHIQPGGTEGYRTAEVTVGGIDCRRFSSKTMESRDVPGLYAIGEVLDVTGWLGGYNFQWAWSSAWAAGQAV from the coding sequence ATGAAGATCGAATACGATGTGGTGATTATCGGGGCGGGCGCCTCGGGGCTGATGTGTGCGGCCCAGGCCGGAAAACGCGGGAAGCGTGTAAAAGTCCTGGATCACGGCCCCAAGCCCGGGCGCAAGATCCTTATGTCCGGCGGGGGGCGGTGCAACTTTACCAACCGTAGGGTCAGTGCCCAAAATTATATTTCATCCAATCCCCACTTTGTAAAATCCGCTTTGAGCCGCTACCGGCCAGAGGATTTTATTGACCTTGTCAGGCAATACGGGATTCGTTTCAGTGAACGGGAGCACGGCCAGTTGTTCTGCTCGGACAGTGCCGGCCAGATCCTTGATATGCTGCTGGCAGAATGCCGCAACGCCGGTGTCAGCCTGACACCCAAAACAGGCGTTACCGGCATTGAAAGGCAGATGTCTGTCCAGGCGTTTCAGATCAATACATCCGGAGAAAGCATCAGCGCCGCCTCCCTTGTTATTGCCACCGGGGGGGTATCAATGCCTGCGGCCGGGGCCACGCCCTTCGGGTACAAGGTGGCCGATCAGTTCGGTATTCCTGTGGTGCCGCCGCGGCCAGGTCTGGTTCCCTTTACAGTTCAGCCTGCGGATAAAACCGTTCTGGCACCTTTGGCCGGGATTTCAGTCAAGGCCCGGGTCCGCACGGGATCGGTCTCTTTTGAAGAACAGCTTCTGTTTACCCACCGGGGGCTGAGCGGTCCTGTGATTCTCCAGGCATCATCTTACTGGCAGTCCGGCGCCCCGGTGACCATTGACCTGTTACCGGATAAAAATTTGGAAGAACTGCTGGAAACAGTACGTAAAACCCGGCCCAAACGCCATGTAAAATCCGTTCTGGCCGAGCATCTGCCGACACGCCTGGTCCAGGCCCGCCTGGATGAAAAGCTGTTGAACTGTCCCCTTAACCGCATTTCCCGCCAGGAGCTTCAAACTGTGATCGATGCGATCCATACCTGGCATATCCAGCCCGGCGGCACCGAAGGATACAGAACCGCCGAAGTGACCGTTGGGGGGATCGACTGCCGCAGGTTCTCTTCAAAGACAATGGAATCCCGGGATGTACCGGGACTTTACGCCATCGGCGAGGTACTGGATGTCACCGGGTGGCTGGGCGGCTACAATTTCCAGTGGGCATGGTCTTCGGCCTGGGCCGCCGGGCAGGCGGTGTAG
- a CDS encoding DUF4157 domain-containing protein: MKTFAEKKHSHSSAQTAPSKATDSRPNPHGIEMMRQLLGRGTIAAQLKIGSPSDPSEMEADRVAEAVVNDTGKTIPIGKNRSSIAPKKPACSRKSATLPRSFINSGTPRPLNTTEKDYFERRFDQNFSDIRIHEGDDASRAASAINARAFTHGSDIYLKHREYSFGTTDGKRLMAHELAHTLQPDNGSIRRWGGDEHMAFGNIAGGMIAKKYGAYMNALFTLTGLENSDRGKKSRVMQTSALQLSEKRKIKGREKKVRKGYEDKAYTQSMYVPYKHVYPLAEYDKQMLLGTGTELSGDHRESAEDLAASSSDQSKLTDHAFGDYNPSYLVLASTNYNHFFPLAVKEWQSNHDIAMTTAFFANIMFRMAATDPKNRFACIASGNRLLKKAIQYEVFGLHFLQDAFASGHQYPRAFDLTQPTEFYLVRYSSGRGSGLEHRTVHSFDKVTQLKRRGWRLTGGSDKSTGHKARIYHDLLCELEKGIHIKHRGDSRRFHGDGTGNSTDYPVAVETYNSLAEVFCIAFSAKMKDVDAQEPKAPTGPDIPKIMEDDDAAPIWFAMETDLKNNFDANIGNPDMDKEHETDSGRVSFTHDSVMQDWKKIHTKGKFVTETHKKKQPKGADFYIEGVGDPTLLFTEQDDNIVKYLKTKPYPSTIAPNQSAYIINILIDGVCGDEDEAAILKILDAQSDDNCLKVFNKVTMEKFDSGIDGQEWDEFLSLIMSKLPAEKNAGAWQIAQEENDDAARRAVNRLWPRGSTVINKHVSPQACIGIIKALLSGSCGDDDEDAIVKIVRYLVEDRHEKDMINAWIGKDTMDSGVDGSQWTEVAELMEWD, from the coding sequence ATGAAGACATTTGCCGAAAAAAAGCATTCCCACAGCAGTGCCCAAACAGCACCTTCCAAAGCAACGGACAGCCGACCAAACCCGCACGGGATTGAGATGATGCGGCAGTTGCTGGGTCGGGGAACCATTGCGGCACAATTGAAAATCGGTTCGCCTTCAGACCCTTCAGAAATGGAGGCCGACCGCGTGGCTGAAGCCGTGGTCAACGACACCGGCAAAACAATCCCCATAGGAAAAAACCGCAGTTCCATCGCCCCCAAAAAGCCCGCATGTTCCAGGAAATCGGCAACATTGCCACGTTCATTCATCAACAGCGGAACACCGCGCCCGTTAAATACCACTGAAAAAGACTATTTTGAGCGGCGTTTTGATCAAAATTTCAGCGATATCCGAATCCATGAAGGGGATGATGCCTCCCGTGCCGCATCGGCCATTAATGCCCGGGCATTCACCCACGGCTCGGACATCTATCTGAAGCATAGGGAATATTCATTTGGCACCACCGACGGCAAACGGCTCATGGCCCATGAACTGGCCCATACACTTCAGCCGGACAACGGGTCCATCCGGCGGTGGGGCGGGGACGAGCACATGGCTTTCGGCAATATTGCCGGGGGTATGATAGCAAAAAAGTACGGTGCATACATGAATGCACTGTTCACACTGACGGGTTTAGAGAACAGTGATCGTGGGAAAAAAAGCCGTGTAATGCAGACCAGTGCCTTACAGCTGTCTGAAAAGCGCAAAATAAAAGGCCGGGAAAAAAAGGTACGCAAAGGGTATGAAGATAAAGCGTATACACAAAGCATGTACGTCCCCTATAAGCATGTCTACCCCCTGGCGGAATACGACAAACAGATGCTTTTAGGCACCGGCACAGAGTTGAGTGGGGATCATCGTGAATCGGCAGAAGACCTGGCAGCCTCTTCCAGCGATCAGTCCAAATTAACGGACCATGCATTCGGGGATTATAATCCCTCATATCTGGTGCTTGCCAGTACCAATTATAATCATTTTTTCCCCCTGGCCGTTAAAGAGTGGCAGAGCAATCACGACATTGCAATGACAACGGCCTTTTTTGCAAACATCATGTTCCGCATGGCTGCAACGGATCCCAAAAATCGTTTTGCCTGCATAGCGTCTGGTAACCGTTTACTGAAAAAGGCCATACAGTACGAGGTGTTCGGACTTCACTTCCTGCAGGATGCCTTTGCATCGGGTCACCAGTACCCCCGGGCCTTTGACCTGACCCAGCCCACTGAATTTTACCTGGTCAGATACAGCAGCGGCAGAGGCTCAGGATTGGAGCATCGTACGGTTCATTCTTTTGACAAGGTAACCCAGCTGAAGCGCCGGGGATGGCGCCTGACGGGGGGCAGTGATAAATCAACCGGACATAAGGCCAGAATTTACCATGATCTGCTATGTGAATTGGAAAAGGGTATCCATATCAAGCACCGGGGCGATAGTCGGCGGTTCCATGGGGATGGCACCGGGAATTCAACCGATTACCCCGTTGCCGTTGAGACCTATAACTCTCTGGCAGAGGTGTTTTGCATCGCTTTTTCCGCAAAGATGAAAGATGTGGATGCCCAAGAGCCCAAGGCCCCCACCGGACCGGATATTCCTAAGATCATGGAAGACGACGATGCCGCACCCATCTGGTTTGCCATGGAAACGGACCTTAAAAACAATTTTGACGCCAATATTGGAAATCCTGATATGGACAAAGAACATGAAACCGATTCCGGCAGGGTCTCCTTTACCCACGACTCGGTCATGCAGGACTGGAAGAAAATTCATACTAAGGGAAAATTTGTCACGGAAACCCACAAAAAAAAGCAGCCCAAGGGGGCGGATTTCTATATTGAGGGGGTGGGTGATCCAACCCTTCTATTCACTGAGCAGGATGATAATATTGTAAAATATTTAAAAACCAAGCCTTACCCGTCAACGATCGCTCCAAACCAGAGTGCCTATATCATCAATATTTTGATCGACGGCGTCTGCGGCGATGAGGACGAGGCGGCCATCCTTAAAATCCTTGATGCCCAGTCCGATGATAATTGCCTCAAAGTGTTTAATAAGGTCACCATGGAAAAATTCGACTCCGGAATAGATGGCCAAGAGTGGGATGAGTTCCTAAGCCTGATCATGTCTAAGCTGCCGGCAGAAAAAAATGCAGGTGCCTGGCAGATTGCCCAGGAAGAGAACGACGATGCGGCCAGGCGGGCGGTAAACCGCCTTTGGCCCCGGGGGAGTACGGTTATTAATAAACATGTTTCACCCCAGGCGTGTATCGGAATAATTAAAGCGCTTCTGTCCGGTTCCTGCGGCGATGATGATGAGGACGCCATTGTCAAGATTGTCAGGTATTTGGTTGAAGACCGGCATGAAAAGGATATGATAAATGCCTGGATAGGCAAAGATACCATGGACAGCGGTGTTGACGGGTCACAATGGACGGAAGTGGCGGAATTGATGGAGTGGGATTAA
- a CDS encoding ribosomal protein L7/L12 — protein MKIQISGNGFCEDKQFSGVYLQQGRMLLDADWNEQVDISKASLKGAMADVIGSGIPKNGGVTINTNGRISKGLFYANGERVELKNTVDLLKSLPAMPTAQELIFYADVFEREITAVEDPDLCDPALYGADTCTRTQKVVQSRWIKKTLFSGLGQTGNSRCKIRRMGRLEPCLFRLEIHNINLSKKLVTLKWSFENGAEQYRADEYPKDFAAGNWVYEYFDAASEQFYGFNPSGSKLQRPGLTLDIDDNPGGLGLVRRWDGFATIEYSQVAQGALNMGKLSSLYHHNGLQLDPNLGQGIAGAIGYGTAGNIFSVNLGSLLVELSLDMNALFVGDYWQVKIREQYPDILLDQALPNGYRHHYIKLAEKKPSQPLQMIDGLDAAFPSLTTLTSGDIAGASAGQTVAQELQALADKDAVQDGRLDACESNIAGLKETIKQNAQRLALWGRGVVAGFIPAEPQITGVSERLAVSIKFTSQTGTLIDGTGALWMNTGASGMTYSADGVFSFHKQSTLISTLQAKYNVRGITISREMDAIVTYTDSPLLLVEILQAYTNLDLSKLLAKADDFDPKDFVKMDTAGTIETPIYVYPEDDKLKTVCAYFRDENASDDLIFDISRRTQLLEGRLEHKRILRTATDKYTRAGTREAFKVIENAPRKTRLFKKGAVRAIQSAHEKEWADYSCFSKTIPPNDGQVCVGSLMIVGKEAAVVATGREQVYTSPFRQASPLFKAESPADTDMEETTTGPRYDIQLTAVGSSKIATIKAYRDLTGVTLTDATAKIESGEALILEGADAIEARRFKATLEAAGATVKLITL, from the coding sequence ATGAAAATACAGATTTCCGGCAATGGGTTTTGTGAGGATAAGCAGTTTTCAGGGGTTTATCTGCAACAGGGCAGAATGCTGTTGGATGCGGACTGGAATGAACAGGTTGATATCTCCAAAGCGTCACTTAAAGGGGCCATGGCTGATGTAATCGGTTCGGGTATCCCCAAAAACGGTGGCGTTACGATTAACACTAACGGCCGGATTTCTAAGGGTCTCTTTTACGCAAATGGTGAGCGGGTGGAACTTAAAAATACGGTGGACCTGCTCAAGTCGCTTCCGGCAATGCCCACCGCCCAGGAACTGATCTTTTACGCCGATGTCTTTGAGCGCGAAATCACGGCGGTTGAGGATCCGGACCTCTGTGATCCGGCGCTTTATGGCGCAGACACCTGTACCCGGACCCAAAAAGTGGTGCAGTCGCGGTGGATTAAAAAAACGCTTTTTAGCGGGTTAGGCCAAACCGGTAACTCCCGGTGCAAAATCCGGCGTATGGGAAGATTGGAACCATGCCTTTTCCGGCTGGAAATTCATAATATCAACCTGTCAAAAAAATTAGTCACCCTGAAATGGTCCTTTGAAAACGGTGCCGAGCAGTATCGGGCCGACGAATATCCCAAAGATTTTGCAGCCGGCAACTGGGTGTATGAATATTTTGATGCAGCATCCGAACAATTTTACGGGTTCAATCCCTCCGGGTCCAAATTACAGCGGCCGGGCTTGACACTGGACATCGACGATAATCCAGGCGGCCTTGGCCTGGTAAGACGCTGGGACGGTTTTGCCACCATTGAATACAGCCAGGTGGCCCAGGGTGCCTTAAACATGGGAAAACTGTCATCTCTTTACCATCACAACGGTCTTCAGCTGGATCCCAATCTGGGACAGGGCATCGCTGGGGCGATCGGTTACGGTACAGCGGGCAATATATTCTCGGTGAATCTGGGTTCACTGCTGGTGGAACTCTCTTTGGATATGAACGCCCTTTTTGTGGGCGATTACTGGCAGGTTAAAATTCGGGAACAATACCCTGATATTTTGCTCGACCAGGCGCTGCCCAACGGTTACCGGCACCATTACATCAAACTGGCTGAAAAAAAACCATCCCAGCCGTTACAGATGATTGATGGTCTGGATGCCGCTTTTCCCTCGTTAACCACCCTGACCTCCGGGGATATTGCCGGGGCAAGCGCCGGGCAGACCGTGGCCCAGGAGCTGCAAGCCCTGGCGGATAAAGATGCGGTCCAGGACGGACGGCTGGATGCCTGCGAATCGAATATTGCCGGCCTGAAGGAAACCATTAAACAAAATGCCCAACGCCTGGCGTTATGGGGCAGGGGGGTGGTGGCCGGATTTATTCCCGCCGAACCCCAAATAACCGGTGTCAGTGAGCGCCTGGCGGTGTCCATTAAATTTACATCACAAACGGGCACGTTGATCGACGGCACAGGCGCACTCTGGATGAATACAGGCGCTTCAGGGATGACCTATTCAGCGGACGGTGTGTTCTCCTTTCATAAACAGAGCACCCTTATTTCAACACTACAGGCCAAATATAATGTAAGGGGCATCACCATCAGCCGTGAAATGGACGCGATTGTTACCTATACGGACAGCCCTCTTCTGCTGGTAGAAATCCTTCAGGCCTATACCAATCTGGATTTGTCCAAACTGCTGGCAAAAGCCGATGATTTTGATCCCAAGGATTTTGTGAAAATGGATACCGCCGGGACCATTGAAACCCCCATATATGTATATCCCGAAGACGATAAACTCAAAACCGTGTGCGCATATTTCAGGGATGAAAACGCATCCGATGATTTGATCTTTGACATCTCCCGGCGCACCCAGCTTCTGGAAGGCCGACTTGAACATAAACGCATCCTACGGACGGCAACGGACAAATACACCCGGGCCGGCACCAGGGAAGCATTTAAAGTGATTGAGAATGCCCCGCGCAAAACCCGCCTCTTTAAAAAGGGAGCGGTTCGGGCGATCCAGTCGGCCCATGAAAAAGAGTGGGCGGATTATTCATGCTTTTCAAAAACAATTCCGCCCAATGACGGGCAGGTCTGCGTGGGCAGCCTGATGATTGTCGGCAAAGAGGCTGCGGTGGTCGCCACAGGCCGTGAACAGGTCTACACATCGCCATTCAGGCAGGCCAGTCCGTTGTTTAAGGCTGAATCCCCAGCCGACACGGACATGGAGGAGACAACAACGGGGCCACGGTATGATATCCAGTTGACGGCCGTCGGCTCTTCAAAAATAGCGACGATAAAAGCCTACCGGGACCTCACGGGGGTTACCCTGACTGACGCCACGGCAAAGATCGAATCCGGGGAGGCTCTCATCCTGGAAGGCGCAGACGCCATTGAGGCCCGAAGATTCAAGGCCACGCTGGAGGCCGCAGGCGCCACAGTCAAGTTGATCACGCTGTAA
- a CDS encoding phage tail protein: MSDAANKPPNYSRFGHLLYHALPDHYRDRDDGTLAQYLDICGSLLDRINHALDTLHEDFLPGGADAMATAQSWTMPYTAKLYGAKLVCPDDDGRRQEVQHSIRWNKQKGTLRCIEEIVEALGGVECVIGEGWSKTISSVRIGQPRLPAAYFGQKEEDNTAALHPGNPVTTPVIGRTMAPELAKTISPDVEKSTIAGKSVTWRTPKNHGVPKKANAFFDRSLRSLDFRPAAIRGGQANPSRIVLHIPPFIGFFQPGMNTITWDPDWPTSGHTSDLLSVTRTPQHQGRDLLEIRGGSGKPVYIKGRILTKTLDVVLENVVMQDSLEVRGGNLTLSRCAVSKVVVTSRHVETPCCTVNDSLVNSLQLARGTVRLEHVTLLEKIICDTLLASDSILTVSKVKRGDEKKISIDGYLRYSMAPKGFFNQPETADLQWDSETVREELPHFFTPHWGEPGFGAVVRGASDFAEFGAENQGALGCYNHMFFSRKFAAMKMKVKDFLPFGMTAAVVEDPLLWDDKLFEISNE, encoded by the coding sequence ATGAGTGACGCAGCAAACAAACCACCCAATTATTCCCGGTTCGGGCACCTGCTTTACCATGCGCTGCCTGACCATTACCGGGACCGTGACGACGGGACATTGGCCCAGTATCTGGACATCTGCGGCAGCCTTCTGGACCGGATCAATCACGCCCTGGATACCCTGCATGAAGATTTTCTTCCGGGCGGGGCCGATGCCATGGCCACCGCACAGTCCTGGACAATGCCGTATACAGCCAAACTATATGGTGCAAAGCTTGTATGCCCCGATGATGACGGACGCAGACAAGAAGTGCAGCACAGCATCCGCTGGAACAAGCAGAAAGGGACGCTGCGGTGCATTGAAGAAATTGTCGAGGCCCTAGGGGGGGTGGAGTGCGTTATTGGTGAAGGGTGGTCCAAGACCATATCTTCGGTCCGCATCGGGCAGCCGCGACTGCCTGCGGCCTATTTTGGACAAAAGGAAGAAGACAATACGGCCGCCCTGCATCCGGGCAACCCCGTGACCACACCCGTCATCGGCCGGACCATGGCACCTGAGTTGGCGAAGACCATCAGCCCGGATGTTGAAAAATCAACCATTGCCGGCAAATCCGTAACATGGCGAACGCCTAAAAATCATGGCGTACCCAAAAAAGCCAACGCCTTTTTTGACCGCTCATTGCGCAGCCTTGATTTTCGGCCCGCCGCCATCAGGGGAGGGCAGGCCAATCCATCCCGCATCGTGCTGCACATCCCCCCGTTTATCGGTTTTTTTCAGCCCGGGATGAACACAATAACATGGGATCCGGACTGGCCCACCAGTGGTCATACAAGCGATTTATTATCCGTAACCAGGACACCGCAACACCAGGGACGCGATCTGCTGGAGATCAGGGGAGGTAGCGGCAAGCCGGTTTATATTAAAGGCCGGATACTGACAAAGACCCTGGATGTGGTGCTGGAAAATGTGGTGATGCAGGACAGCCTGGAGGTTCGGGGCGGCAACCTGACCCTGTCACGGTGTGCGGTGTCCAAAGTGGTGGTGACCAGCCGGCATGTGGAAACGCCGTGCTGCACGGTGAACGATTCCCTGGTGAACAGTTTGCAGCTTGCCCGGGGCACCGTTCGCCTGGAACATGTCACCCTGCTGGAAAAAATCATTTGCGACACCCTGCTGGCAAGCGATTCAATTTTAACGGTTTCCAAGGTAAAACGTGGCGATGAAAAAAAGATCTCCATTGATGGATATCTGCGGTATTCAATGGCTCCAAAAGGCTTTTTTAATCAACCCGAAACTGCGGATCTTCAGTGGGACAGTGAAACGGTACGTGAGGAGCTGCCCCACTTTTTTACCCCCCACTGGGGGGAACCCGGCTTTGGTGCCGTGGTTCGGGGAGCTTCGGATTTTGCGGAATTCGGCGCGGAAAACCAAGGAGCGCTCGGGTGTTACAACCACATGTTTTTTTCCCGCAAGTTTGCGGCCATGAAAATGAAGGTAAAGGATTTTCTCCCCTTCGGGATGACCGCAGCCGTGGTGGAGGACCCGCTTCTGTGGGATGACAAGCTGTTCGAAATTTCAAATGAGTGA
- a CDS encoding GPW/gp25 family protein, with translation MKIRQNKEFLKFPLAVGSDGLQVASRAEHIRDQIEQLLFTGPNERVLRPEYGAGAKKLVFEPIDSYLCRITQKRIQAGLMELLQGEASPESISVEVTAEDEKLFIDISYTLAALDLQQNHTFPAQWSDTMPSADPAAKQWDFSQGDSPQAVEPKLKLNFVQDENGHWSAQRRVENLPGDLPDCPDDFDWKQRDWDSFRFAMLSDLKRAFPQRTQWSVSDLETVLVEILGFGLDMLSDKTDRIMNESFLETACDADRIKLFTDFIGYNPYTRLDPGVTDVADYWRHNPHAMNLARRYAPMGIISQERMVTPDDYTQCLTRHPLVEQCLVSLSWDGSTQVISMAFILSGGLKLDTVLDGRHISNDLKQSIRTFHKALDFSERRSGIYWMPDMSQGVTARMMLERYVNLYRMAGQKVRLMDAREVGIDIRLHVTIQPNFYCSEVMYEVKRIMNDEPGGFFEPGRLGFGEDVTIGDIMEWVMSVDGVGNVRTDQLKRTGNWPDLTAGGVVSLKNDEYAVIRNSLGMAPVGTLALTFSGGIKG, from the coding sequence ATGAAAATCCGGCAAAATAAAGAATTCTTGAAATTTCCGTTGGCCGTTGGGTCAGATGGATTGCAGGTGGCGTCCCGTGCCGAACATATCCGGGATCAGATCGAGCAGCTCCTGTTTACGGGCCCCAATGAACGGGTGCTTCGCCCGGAATACGGCGCAGGGGCTAAAAAACTGGTATTCGAGCCCATAGATTCCTATCTTTGCCGGATTACCCAGAAGCGTATTCAGGCAGGTCTTATGGAATTGCTCCAGGGCGAGGCCTCACCAGAGTCTATTTCAGTTGAGGTCACTGCCGAAGACGAAAAACTGTTCATTGACATCAGCTACACCCTGGCGGCCCTTGATTTACAGCAAAATCACACCTTCCCGGCCCAATGGTCCGATACCATGCCATCCGCAGATCCGGCTGCCAAACAATGGGATTTTTCCCAAGGTGACAGCCCCCAGGCGGTTGAACCGAAGTTAAAACTGAATTTTGTCCAGGATGAAAACGGACACTGGTCGGCCCAACGCCGGGTGGAAAACCTGCCCGGCGACCTGCCGGACTGTCCGGATGATTTTGACTGGAAACAGCGGGATTGGGACAGCTTTCGGTTTGCCATGCTTTCGGACTTGAAACGGGCATTTCCCCAGCGCACCCAATGGTCGGTCTCGGATCTTGAAACTGTGCTCGTGGAAATTCTGGGATTCGGGCTGGATATGCTTTCTGATAAAACGGACCGCATCATGAACGAATCCTTTTTAGAAACCGCCTGTGATGCCGACCGCATCAAATTGTTTACCGACTTTATCGGATACAACCCTTACACCAGACTGGACCCCGGGGTAACGGATGTGGCCGATTACTGGCGCCACAATCCCCATGCCATGAACCTGGCCCGGCGATACGCGCCCATGGGAATCATCAGCCAGGAGCGCATGGTCACCCCGGATGATTATACCCAATGCCTTACCCGCCATCCCCTGGTCGAGCAGTGCCTGGTCTCTTTGTCCTGGGACGGGTCAACCCAGGTGATCTCCATGGCGTTTATCCTTTCCGGCGGGCTCAAGCTCGATACGGTTTTGGATGGGCGGCACATCAGCAATGATTTAAAACAGTCCATTCGGACATTTCACAAGGCCCTTGATTTTTCCGAGCGGCGCAGCGGGATATACTGGATGCCGGACATGAGTCAGGGCGTAACGGCGCGCATGATGCTTGAACGCTATGTCAACCTGTACCGCATGGCAGGACAAAAGGTCCGCCTTATGGATGCCCGGGAAGTGGGCATTGATATCAGGCTGCATGTGACCATTCAGCCTAATTTTTACTGCTCGGAAGTGATGTACGAAGTCAAACGGATCATGAATGACGAACCCGGCGGCTTTTTTGAACCAGGCCGCCTGGGATTTGGTGAGGACGTGACCATCGGCGATATCATGGAGTGGGTCATGTCCGTTGACGGCGTGGGCAATGTACGGACCGATCAGTTAAAACGTACGGGCAACTGGCCGGACCTGACCGCCGGCGGCGTTGTTTCCCTTAAAAATGATGAATATGCCGTGATCCGTAATTCCCTGGGAATGGCACCTGTCGGAACCCTTGCGCTCACATTTTCGGGAGGAATCAAAGGATGA